From the genome of Deinococcus sp. JMULE3, one region includes:
- a CDS encoding glycosyltransferase family 2 protein — MTRRRVKTPEPGWARAYRTVTAVWLLGKALTLAVNAVTFPRLRPAPVPPGGPRVSILIPARNEAANLPVTLPGVLAQGAHEVLVLDDRSDDGTGDVARHLGARVIPGAARPDGWHGKPWACQQLLRAASGDVLIFTDADVTWHPGALGGLLRELHASGADLLSVQPRQSNVTPGERLLTPLVDAAVLSYFPFPLLRMTPPHPLATIANGQVMAYRRAALTRVGGYATVRDQVLEDTVMARKLGQLGLRVSTVLGQGCIGVRMYRSYPESVAGFGKNALPIHLNSRAFMLASVALHVAGHTLPWLLPLPNRTALRAASLLERLAVNLIAGRRTPADLAEGLLGPVTPLLALPVLARALRRRVSWKGRQYRQ, encoded by the coding sequence GGCGTACCGCACCGTCACGGCCGTGTGGCTGCTCGGCAAGGCGCTGACGCTGGCGGTGAACGCCGTGACCTTCCCCCGCCTGCGCCCGGCCCCGGTGCCGCCGGGGGGGCCGCGCGTGTCCATCCTGATTCCCGCGCGGAACGAGGCGGCGAACCTCCCCGTCACGCTGCCCGGCGTGCTCGCGCAGGGCGCGCACGAGGTCCTCGTGCTGGACGACCGCAGCGACGATGGGACGGGCGACGTGGCCCGCCACCTGGGCGCGCGCGTCATTCCCGGCGCGGCGCGGCCGGACGGCTGGCACGGGAAACCGTGGGCGTGCCAGCAGCTCCTGCGCGCTGCGAGCGGTGATGTCCTGATCTTCACGGACGCGGATGTCACGTGGCATCCGGGCGCGCTGGGCGGCCTGCTGCGCGAACTGCACGCGTCGGGCGCGGACCTGCTGAGCGTGCAGCCGCGCCAGTCGAACGTCACGCCCGGCGAGCGGCTGCTCACGCCCCTGGTGGACGCCGCTGTGCTGTCGTACTTCCCGTTCCCGCTGCTGCGCATGACCCCGCCGCACCCGCTGGCGACCATCGCGAACGGGCAGGTCATGGCGTACCGCCGCGCCGCGCTGACCCGCGTGGGCGGGTACGCCACCGTGCGGGATCAGGTGCTGGAGGACACCGTCATGGCCCGCAAACTGGGCCAGCTGGGCCTGCGGGTCTCCACCGTCCTGGGGCAGGGGTGCATCGGCGTGCGGATGTACCGCTCGTACCCGGAATCCGTGGCGGGCTTCGGGAAGAACGCCCTGCCGATCCACCTGAACTCGCGGGCGTTCATGCTCGCCAGCGTGGCGCTGCACGTCGCGGGGCACACGCTGCCGTGGCTGCTGCCCCTGCCCAACCGCACCGCGCTGCGCGCCGCGAGCCTGCTGGAACGCCTGGCGGTGAACCTCATCGCGGGCCGCCGCACGCCCGCCGATCTGGCCGAGGGCCTGCTGGGGCCGGTCACGCCGCTGCTGGCCCTGCCGGTCCTGGCGCGCGCCCTGCGCCGCCGCGTCAGCTGGAAGGGCCGCCAGTACCGACAGTGA
- a CDS encoding NAD(P)/FAD-dependent oxidoreductase gives MRRTPQHVAVIGAGFAGLAAALRLARAGARVTVLDALDGPGGKAALGLTEFSSGPTVVTMPQVFRALHARLDLPAPELSAARPTTTYHAPGGRLFAPEALHVAGSLEPTLSQLSRAEGRRYAALLASSRRMYLDAQDTFLFAPPPGPLRLARYALTRGRRAAPLSPLHRHVRSGPFLTPFWLRFATYLGADPYRAPAVLHNIAWVELGYGVWHLRGGLLDLARTLHAQAEALGVRFEFGTRVTSLSAHGGLILGAHTSQGAFAADAWVSAADRALTLSWLGSAEKPTPRGVSGFALQLQLNEDRGQAHHIFWPAEYAREWRDIRAGGLPRDPTLYLHLDGTRAFLLVNAPPDPGVTDRPQDYGAWLLARLQERLRDTPGGPLPVAEWRALSPAEYARTAKGGALYGRAPHGLTGSLRPGWQLPHARNLVQVGGTVHPGGGVPLSVLSGWNGAGQLLGLKFDDLDGRQVPHGTEVWPFGL, from the coding sequence GTGAGGCGTACGCCTCAGCACGTCGCGGTGATTGGCGCAGGCTTCGCGGGGCTGGCGGCGGCGCTGCGGCTGGCGCGGGCGGGCGCGCGCGTGACGGTGTTGGACGCGCTGGACGGCCCCGGCGGCAAGGCCGCGCTGGGCCTGACCGAGTTCTCCAGCGGGCCGACGGTGGTGACGATGCCGCAGGTGTTCCGCGCGCTGCACGCCCGCCTGGACCTGCCCGCGCCGGAGCTGAGCGCGGCGCGGCCCACGACGACGTACCACGCGCCGGGCGGGCGGCTGTTCGCGCCCGAGGCGCTGCACGTGGCGGGCAGCCTGGAGCCGACCCTGTCGCAGCTGTCCCGCGCCGAGGGGCGGCGCTACGCGGCGCTGCTCGCGTCGTCCCGGCGGATGTACCTGGACGCGCAGGACACGTTCCTGTTCGCGCCGCCCCCCGGCCCGCTGCGGCTGGCCCGCTACGCGCTGACGCGGGGGCGGCGGGCCGCGCCGCTGTCCCCGCTGCACCGCCACGTGCGGTCCGGGCCGTTCCTGACGCCGTTCTGGCTGCGCTTCGCGACGTACCTGGGTGCCGATCCGTACCGCGCGCCCGCCGTGCTGCACAACATCGCGTGGGTGGAACTCGGGTACGGCGTGTGGCACCTGCGCGGCGGCCTGCTGGACCTCGCGCGCACCCTGCACGCGCAGGCGGAGGCGCTGGGCGTGCGCTTCGAGTTCGGCACGCGCGTCACCAGCCTCAGCGCGCACGGGGGCCTGATCCTGGGCGCGCATACGAGTCAGGGCGCCTTCGCCGCGGACGCCTGGGTCAGCGCGGCCGACCGCGCCCTGACGCTCTCCTGGCTGGGCAGTGCGGAGAAACCCACCCCGCGCGGCGTGAGCGGCTTCGCGCTGCAACTCCAGCTCAATGAGGACCGGGGGCAGGCGCATCACATCTTCTGGCCCGCCGAGTACGCCCGCGAGTGGCGGGACATCCGCGCCGGGGGCCTCCCGCGCGACCCGACGCTGTACCTGCACCTGGACGGCACGCGGGCGTTCCTGCTCGTGAACGCCCCGCCCGACCCCGGCGTCACCGACCGCCCGCAGGACTACGGCGCGTGGCTGCTGGCACGGTTGCAGGAGCGGCTGCGGGACACGCCGGGCGGCCCGCTACCCGTCGCCGAGTGGCGGGCCCTGTCCCCGGCGGAGTACGCCCGCACCGCGAAGGGCGGCGCGCTGTACGGCCGCGCCCCGCACGGCCTGACCGGCAGCCTCCGCCCCGGCTGGCAGCTGCCGCACGCGCGGAATCTGGTGCAGGTGGGCGGCACCGTCCACCCCGGCGGCGGCGTGCCCCTGAGTGTCCTGAGCGGCTGGAACGGCGCCGGGCAGCTGCTGGGCCTGAAGTTCGACGACCTCGACGGACGGCAGGTGCCGCACGGGACGGAGGTGTGGCCATTCGGACTCTGA